CCCGATCGCACCCGGCGCTACCTGCCGGCCGGACTCGTCGTGGACCTCGACGTCGAAACCGGCGCACGGCCAGCCGGCGCTGCCCTGTCGCCGGTGGTCGACCGTGTCGAACGTCGGCCCGTCGGCCTCGGTCTGGCCGAACATGCTCTGGATCCTTATGCCGAGGTTCTGCTCGAAGAACGTGTACGCCTCCGGCGGGATCGGCGCGCCGAGGAACCGGCGTACGGGGGTACCGGCGGCGGCCTCCGCGCCGAGCGTCATCACCACGGAGAGGACGGAGCCGATGACGAAGCACCAGGTGCACCCGAACTGCTCGATCTGTGGCCAGAACCGGCGCGCGCTGAACCTGCGGTCGAACGCGACGGAAGACCCGGACTGGACCACGGCGGGGAACACGACGTGGAAGTCGACGTGGAAGAACGGCAGCACGAAGTAGCCGGTGTCGGACGGCTGCAGGTCGAGCACGCCAGCGATGACCGCGCCGAGGTTGGCGAAGTAGGCCCGCGGCAGCATCACGCCCTTGGACGGGCCCGTGGTGCCGGACGTGTAGAGGATGGTGCCTAGGTCGCTCGGGCGCATGGCTGCAGTGGCGGCATCGAGCTCGGCATGTGTGGACGCGTCGATCTCTTCCGGGTAGCCGTGGTCGATGATCCGTACGGGGGCGGGCGGTTCGTCGCCGACGCAGTGCAGCAGCTCCTCCTCCACGACGAGGAGCGCCGGCTCGCAGTCGGCGAGCACCGACTGCATCAACGGGCCCTTGAGTTCAGCGTTGATCGACACCTCGACGGCGCCGACCCACCAGATGCCGTACTGCCAGGCGAGCCGCCAGGCGGAGTTGCCGCTGATGAGGGCGACCCGGTCACCGCTCTCGACGCCACGGCGCCTCAGCTCCGCGGCACAGCGCCGGCTGGCCGTGGCGAAGTCCCTTACGGTCCAGGCGTCGTCCGGCCAGCGCAACAGGACGCTCTGCGGGCGGTCGGTCTCCGCCTCGATGAGGTCGGCCACCGGCCCGCTGCGGTCGACCTCGACGGAGTCGAGGAAGGCTCCTCTCATAGATGTGGCTCGCCCCCGTTCGCGTCGATCACCTCGGCGGTGACGTAGGAGGTGGCGGGGGAGAGCAGGAACGCGACGACTTCGGCGATCTCCGACGGTTGGGCGAGGCGACCGAGTGCGATCGTCGACTCCCAGTGCTCGCGGACCGCGTCCGGCACCGCCTCGGTCATCGGTGTCTCCACCGCACCCGGCGCGACGGCGTTGCAGCGGACGCCGTACTTGGCGAGCTCCACCGCGACGGTCTTCGTCAGCCCGACGATGCCTGCCTTAGCGGACGCGTAGTTGGTCTGGCCGAACGTGCCGTGCCGCCCGGACGACGAGGTGTTGACGATCGAAGGGGCGGACGACTCGACGAGCAGCGGCCGCATCACCTGGCAGCCCAACCAGGTGCCGCGCAGGTGCACGTCGAGAACCTGTTGCCACTCCTCGTCGGTCATCCGCGCCATGGTGCGGTCGCGGGTGATGCCGGCGTTGTTCACCAGCCCGTCGAGCCCGCCGAGCTGCTGCTCGATCGAAGCCGCGGCGTCCTGCCACGACTCGCGCCGGCTTACGTCCAGCCGCAGTGCGAACGCGCCGTCGCCCAGCTCGTCGGCCAACTTGCTCGCGGCGGCCTGGTCGAGATCGCCGATGGCGACGGTGGCGCCTCGCTGTGCGAGCAGCGTGGCCGTCGCCCGGCCGATGCCGGACGCGCTCCCGGTGACCAGGTATCGGCGGCCGCCGTGGGCGTTTGGTCCGTGCTGTTCATGCATTGTCATCGCCTCCACCTACGAGAAGCACGTCATTGCCGCGCTGCACGACCGTCCCGTCCTGCTTGCTGACCGTCACCTCGACCGTGACGATGCCAGAACCCGGGCGCGACCGACTCGGCCTGAGGTCCGCGATGCGCTGTTCCATCCGGATCGTGTCGCCCGGGTACGTCGGCGCGACCATGGCGCGTTCGGCGTTGGGTAACCGAGGACGTTGAGCTCGTCGATGCCCGGGGTTCGCAGGCCGCTGGACATGGCGAGGACCAGCAGGCCGTGTGCGATGGGTCGTTCGTAGTCGGTGTTCGTGGCGACCCATTCCGCGTCGGTGTGTAGCGGGTTGAAGTCGCCTGAGATCCCTGCGAAAGACGCGATGTCGGCCTCCGTGACCGTGCGCCCGGCCGACTGGTAGGTCTCGTCGACGCTCAGCTCGCCGAACGTGCGTACACGTGCTTCTGACACGACCTGCTCCTCACTGACTGGTGGCATCTGCGGCTTCAGCTCAGTCGCTGGAGGACCATGGCCATGCCCTGCCCGCCGCCGACACACATGGTCTCCAG
The sequence above is drawn from the Streptosporangiales bacterium genome and encodes:
- a CDS encoding AMP-binding protein; this translates as MRGAFLDSVEVDRSGPVADLIEAETDRPQSVLLRWPDDAWTVRDFATASRRCAAELRRRGVESGDRVALISGNSAWRLAWQYGIWWVGAVEVSINAELKGPLMQSVLADCEPALLVVEEELLHCVGDEPPAPVRIIDHGYPEEIDASTHAELDAATAAMRPSDLGTILYTSGTTGPSKGVMLPRAYFANLGAVIAGVLDLQPSDTGYFVLPFFHVDFHVVFPAVVQSGSSVAFDRRFSARRFWPQIEQFGCTWCFVIGSVLSVVMTLGAEAAAGTPVRRFLGAPIPPEAYTFFEQNLGIRIQSMFGQTEADGPTFDTVDHRRQGSAGWPCAGFDVEVHDESGRQVAPGAIGQIVYRPQRANMMTLGYWRRPDATAEAWQNLWFHSGDLGRMDGDGFLYFVGRLTDSLRRRGENVSAYELEFVIRRAPGVDECAAVGVHDEMGGEDDIKVFVVPDDEHTFDPDAFFGYCEDNLPRYAVPTYVELTTSDTFVRSVGTGVIQKRRLSRETAGPGIYVHPQSKVATDAGKVAR
- a CDS encoding SDR family oxidoreductase, whose amino-acid sequence is MHEQHGPNAHGGRRYLVTGSASGIGRATATLLAQRGATVAIGDLDQAAASKLADELGDGAFALRLDVSRRESWQDAAASIEQQLGGLDGLVNNAGITRDRTMARMTDEEWQQVLDVHLRGTWLGCQVMRPLLVESSAPSIVNTSSSGRHGTFGQTNYASAKAGIVGLTKTVAVELAKYGVRCNAVAPGAVETPMTEAVPDAVREHWESTIALGRLAQPSEIAEVVAFLLSPATSYVTAEVIDANGGEPHL